The proteins below are encoded in one region of Ostrea edulis chromosome 3, xbOstEdul1.1, whole genome shotgun sequence:
- the LOC125674179 gene encoding protein still life, isoforms C/SIF type 2-like isoform X1, whose protein sequence is MTEVGSTTRNLRKLLTEILETERTYVKNIDILAVRYLRPLSTETFLTTMEIQQLSASLQEILNVQRDFLQSLESVMAKHRDVYTSEDSRIVRVMILRGVFSSLRPHGVKHINSTIFAVGGVFLIYAEQFKIYSSFCALYSKVKDILNAEGNDQLRHFLDDQNETKEHSHSLESFIIQPVQRILKYPLFLKQLSVLTDEGSDEHHHICKACDEMQGLANHINDMQKLNAEFGASFRQLSSEDPSIRDFYSERPHRSHAANNIPVIKSGFCTKEGAKMKSWKRRFFVLNEYGLFYYVSNESTEPLNHIPRNEMQHVRASTVNKRTGGLFGMFELHTENRTYFIESDTPDEVHLWIQSIKLILPQKRRQTTMLNQRDSIFYTPAGYLSTIKSGYCTKQGGKWKSWLSRYFVVNEDGITYFTSEQSVEALKVIPKRDVRGVQEISGSQFGRENVFEIHTCCRTFYIQCESHEDLCEWVSAIRRILPHPKIQLNVGELITHGAVEWCNITEIIGRNTHASGVISSLFVFRSGLVIICRHKNSDEEKAGDRGELDIFRSLVPAGDISLDVSTEDSDFRYPWSITQPSIDCLPKRTYKFCNSSIETRSRFVTAIREIAHHRIPSARKEKNRGPKIGEALLRNTIKRLGTVRNKDKGDNSIAESD, encoded by the exons AACATTGACATTCTGGCTGTGCGATACTTACGCCCTCTGTCGACGGAAACGTTTCTCACAACGATGGAGATCCAGCAATTATCTGCCAGCTTAcaggagatattgaatgttCAGAGAGACTTTCTACAGAGTTTAGAATCAGTGATGGCAAAACACAGGGATGTGTACACGTCAGAGGACAGCCGTATAGTGAGGGTAATGATACTGCGTGGTGTGTTCTCGAGTTTGCGTCCGCATGGCGTTAAACACATAAAC AGCACAATCTTTGCTGTCGGAGGTGTGTTCTTAATCTATGCTGAGCAGTTCAAGATTTACAGCTCCTTCTGTGCTCTGTATAGCAAGGTTAAGGACATTCTGAATGCag AAGGAAACGATCAGTTACGTCACTTCCTTGATGACCAGAACGAGACTAAAGAACACTCGCACAGTCTGGAGTCGTTTATCATTCAACCCGTCCAAAGAATTCTCAAATATCCTCTGTTTTTGAAACAGCTGTCTGTCCTCACTGACGAGGGTTCCGATGAACACCACCACATTTGCA AAGCTTGTGATGAAATGCAAGGACTCGCAAACCATATTAACGACATGCAGAAATTGAATGCAGAGTTTGGCGCCTCCTTCCGGCAGCTATCCTCGGAG GATCCCAGTATTCGAGACTTTTACTCAGAAAGACCCCACAGGAGTCACGCTGCTAACAACATCCCGGTTATCAAATCCGGCTTCTGTACCAAAGAGGGCGCTAAG ATGAAAAGTTGGAAGAGAAGATTTTTTGTCTTGAATGAATATGGATTGTTTTACTATGTCTCCAATGAG TCGACAGAGCCTTTGAATCACATTCCACGAAATGAAATGCAGCATGTGAGAGCAAGCACTGT AAATAAACGCACTGGCGGTCTTTTCGGCATGTTTGAGTTACACACAGAAAACCGAACTTACTTCATTGAG TCCGACACGCCGGATGAAGTACATCTCTGGATACAGTCCATAAAATTGATATTGCCTCAAAAG CGAAGACAGACGACCATGTTGAATCAACGAGACAGTATATTTTATACGCCCGCTGGTTATCTAAGTACTATCAAATCAGGATACTGCACCAAACAGGGAGGAAAG TGGAAAAGCTGGTTATCTCGATATTTTGTGGTGAATGAGGATGGAATAACGTACTTTACGTCTGAGCAG TCAGTTGAGGCGTTGAAAGTGATTCCGAAGCGAGATGTCCGCGGAGTTCAGGAAATTTCCGG GTCACAGTTCGGTcgagaaaatgtgtttgaaatcCATACGTGTTGTAGAACGTTTTACATTCAG TGCGAGTCCCACGAAGACCTCTGTGAATGGGTGTCCGCCATAAGACGCATTCTACCTCATCCC AAAATACAGCTGAACGTTGGAGAGTTGATCACCCACGGCGCTGTCGAATGGTGCAATATCACAGAAATTATTGGCAGAAATACGCATGCGAGTGGTGTCATCTCCTCGCTGTTCGTTTTCCGGTCAGGTCTCGTGATAATCTGCAGACATAAG AATTCAGACGAAGAAAAAGCTGGTGACCGTGGAGAACTAGATATCTTCCGCTCCCTGGTTCCCGCAGGAGATATCAGTTTGGATGTCAGCACAGAGGACAGCGATTTCCGTTATCCGTGGAGCATAACACAACCTTCCATCGATTGTTTACCAAAGCGTACATATAAATTCTGTAACAG TTCTATTGAGACCCGATCCAGATTTGTCACCGCCATTCGGGAAATAGCACATCACCGTATTCCTTCCgcaagaaaagaaaagaatcGAGGTCCAAAAATCGGAGAAGCTCTGCTCAGGAACACCATTAAACGCCTGGGGACCGTGCGAAACAAAGACAAAGGAGACAACTCGATTGCAGAATCAGATTAA
- the LOC125674179 gene encoding protein still life, isoforms C/SIF type 2-like isoform X2 → MTEVGSTTRNLRKLLTEILETERTYVKNIDILAVRYLRPLSTETFLTTMEIQQLSASLQEILNVQRDFLQSLESVMAKHRDVYTSEDSRIVRSTIFAVGGVFLIYAEQFKIYSSFCALYSKVKDILNAEGNDQLRHFLDDQNETKEHSHSLESFIIQPVQRILKYPLFLKQLSVLTDEGSDEHHHICKACDEMQGLANHINDMQKLNAEFGASFRQLSSEDPSIRDFYSERPHRSHAANNIPVIKSGFCTKEGAKMKSWKRRFFVLNEYGLFYYVSNESTEPLNHIPRNEMQHVRASTVNKRTGGLFGMFELHTENRTYFIESDTPDEVHLWIQSIKLILPQKRRQTTMLNQRDSIFYTPAGYLSTIKSGYCTKQGGKWKSWLSRYFVVNEDGITYFTSEQSVEALKVIPKRDVRGVQEISGSQFGRENVFEIHTCCRTFYIQCESHEDLCEWVSAIRRILPHPKIQLNVGELITHGAVEWCNITEIIGRNTHASGVISSLFVFRSGLVIICRHKNSDEEKAGDRGELDIFRSLVPAGDISLDVSTEDSDFRYPWSITQPSIDCLPKRTYKFCNSSIETRSRFVTAIREIAHHRIPSARKEKNRGPKIGEALLRNTIKRLGTVRNKDKGDNSIAESD, encoded by the exons AACATTGACATTCTGGCTGTGCGATACTTACGCCCTCTGTCGACGGAAACGTTTCTCACAACGATGGAGATCCAGCAATTATCTGCCAGCTTAcaggagatattgaatgttCAGAGAGACTTTCTACAGAGTTTAGAATCAGTGATGGCAAAACACAGGGATGTGTACACGTCAGAGGACAGCCGTATAGTGAGG AGCACAATCTTTGCTGTCGGAGGTGTGTTCTTAATCTATGCTGAGCAGTTCAAGATTTACAGCTCCTTCTGTGCTCTGTATAGCAAGGTTAAGGACATTCTGAATGCag AAGGAAACGATCAGTTACGTCACTTCCTTGATGACCAGAACGAGACTAAAGAACACTCGCACAGTCTGGAGTCGTTTATCATTCAACCCGTCCAAAGAATTCTCAAATATCCTCTGTTTTTGAAACAGCTGTCTGTCCTCACTGACGAGGGTTCCGATGAACACCACCACATTTGCA AAGCTTGTGATGAAATGCAAGGACTCGCAAACCATATTAACGACATGCAGAAATTGAATGCAGAGTTTGGCGCCTCCTTCCGGCAGCTATCCTCGGAG GATCCCAGTATTCGAGACTTTTACTCAGAAAGACCCCACAGGAGTCACGCTGCTAACAACATCCCGGTTATCAAATCCGGCTTCTGTACCAAAGAGGGCGCTAAG ATGAAAAGTTGGAAGAGAAGATTTTTTGTCTTGAATGAATATGGATTGTTTTACTATGTCTCCAATGAG TCGACAGAGCCTTTGAATCACATTCCACGAAATGAAATGCAGCATGTGAGAGCAAGCACTGT AAATAAACGCACTGGCGGTCTTTTCGGCATGTTTGAGTTACACACAGAAAACCGAACTTACTTCATTGAG TCCGACACGCCGGATGAAGTACATCTCTGGATACAGTCCATAAAATTGATATTGCCTCAAAAG CGAAGACAGACGACCATGTTGAATCAACGAGACAGTATATTTTATACGCCCGCTGGTTATCTAAGTACTATCAAATCAGGATACTGCACCAAACAGGGAGGAAAG TGGAAAAGCTGGTTATCTCGATATTTTGTGGTGAATGAGGATGGAATAACGTACTTTACGTCTGAGCAG TCAGTTGAGGCGTTGAAAGTGATTCCGAAGCGAGATGTCCGCGGAGTTCAGGAAATTTCCGG GTCACAGTTCGGTcgagaaaatgtgtttgaaatcCATACGTGTTGTAGAACGTTTTACATTCAG TGCGAGTCCCACGAAGACCTCTGTGAATGGGTGTCCGCCATAAGACGCATTCTACCTCATCCC AAAATACAGCTGAACGTTGGAGAGTTGATCACCCACGGCGCTGTCGAATGGTGCAATATCACAGAAATTATTGGCAGAAATACGCATGCGAGTGGTGTCATCTCCTCGCTGTTCGTTTTCCGGTCAGGTCTCGTGATAATCTGCAGACATAAG AATTCAGACGAAGAAAAAGCTGGTGACCGTGGAGAACTAGATATCTTCCGCTCCCTGGTTCCCGCAGGAGATATCAGTTTGGATGTCAGCACAGAGGACAGCGATTTCCGTTATCCGTGGAGCATAACACAACCTTCCATCGATTGTTTACCAAAGCGTACATATAAATTCTGTAACAG TTCTATTGAGACCCGATCCAGATTTGTCACCGCCATTCGGGAAATAGCACATCACCGTATTCCTTCCgcaagaaaagaaaagaatcGAGGTCCAAAAATCGGAGAAGCTCTGCTCAGGAACACCATTAAACGCCTGGGGACCGTGCGAAACAAAGACAAAGGAGACAACTCGATTGCAGAATCAGATTAA